Proteins encoded by one window of Alkalinema sp. FACHB-956:
- a CDS encoding serine hydrolase yields MPFFSRDNALQTAGEQILERTWKTFPTLARNQVAMTWLVYDPPTFVNTGGALTPAEFWQRSVRGFSYRGVECIYPASVAKLFYLVAAHEWLQQNMMAGSAELDRALRDMIVDSSNDATSLVVDLLTGTTSGPDLPPAPFETWKQQRNIVNRYLQSLQWEEFATINICQKTWGDGPYGRERAFYGDNLTNRNMLTTDATARLLHSIVGGVAVSADRSQQMMRLLARSLDPRALAADPENQVVGFIGGGLPPMAQLWSKAGWMSKARHDAAYVEVPGQLPFLLVIFTEGPENSANEAILPFITQQVVDQLPSLQS; encoded by the coding sequence ATGCCATTTTTCTCTAGAGACAATGCCCTACAAACCGCAGGGGAACAAATTCTAGAAAGGACTTGGAAAACCTTTCCCACTCTAGCGAGAAACCAAGTTGCAATGACTTGGCTAGTCTACGATCCCCCTACCTTTGTGAACACAGGCGGGGCGTTGACTCCGGCGGAATTTTGGCAGCGATCGGTGCGGGGCTTTAGTTACCGGGGCGTGGAGTGTATTTATCCGGCGAGTGTGGCCAAGTTGTTTTACCTCGTGGCTGCCCATGAATGGTTACAGCAGAACATGATGGCGGGATCGGCGGAACTCGATCGGGCCTTGCGTGACATGATTGTTGATTCCAGCAACGATGCCACCAGCCTAGTTGTGGACCTTTTGACCGGCACCACCAGTGGCCCTGACCTTCCGCCTGCGCCGTTTGAAACCTGGAAACAGCAACGCAATATTGTCAATCGCTATTTGCAATCCCTGCAATGGGAAGAGTTTGCCACAATTAACATCTGCCAGAAGACCTGGGGAGATGGCCCCTATGGCCGGGAGCGGGCTTTCTACGGCGACAACCTGACCAACCGGAACATGCTGACTACCGATGCCACTGCAAGGCTGCTACACAGCATTGTGGGGGGAGTTGCGGTGTCGGCGGATCGATCGCAGCAAATGATGCGCTTACTGGCTCGATCGTTGGATCCTAGAGCACTGGCAGCGGATCCTGAAAATCAAGTGGTGGGGTTCATCGGCGGCGGGTTGCCCCCCATGGCACAACTGTGGTCAAAAGCGGGATGGATGAGCAAAGCAAGGCACGATGCTGCCTATGTGGAAGTTCCTGGCCAGTTACCCTTTCTCCTAGTCATCTTTACCGAAGGGCCAGAAAACAGTGCTAATGAGGCGATTTTGCCTTTCATCACCCAGCAAGTGGTCGATCAGCTGCCTAGCCTCCAATCCTAA